A genomic segment from Pararge aegeria chromosome 15, ilParAegt1.1, whole genome shotgun sequence encodes:
- the LOC120630040 gene encoding 60S ribosomal protein L18a, which translates to MKAKGELREYEVIGRKLPTDNEPTPPLYKMRIFSPDPIVAKSRFWYFLRQLKKFKKTTGEIVSIKEIPEKSPVKVKNFGIWLRYESRSGVHNMYREYRDLSVGGAVTQCYRDMGARHRARAHSIQIIKVEIIKAAACRRPQVKQFHNSGIKFPLPKRVHHYKRLNTFAYKRPSTYFL; encoded by the exons ATGAAGGCTAAAGGAGAG TTGAGGGAATACGAGGTGATCGGGCGCAAGCTCCCCACAGACAATGAGCCCACACCACCTCTATACAAAATGAGGATCTTCTCTCCGGATCCCATAGTTGCAAAGTCCCGCTTTTGGTACTTCTTACGGCAACTGAAGAAGTTCAAGAAAACCACTGGTGAAATAGTATCTATTAAG GAAATTCCTGAGAAGAGCCCAGTGAAGGTAAAGAACTTCGGAATCTGGCTGCGCTATGAGTCCCGGTCGGGAGTGCACAACATGTACCGCGAGTACCGCGACCTGAGCGTGGGCGGTGCCGTCACACAGTGCTACCGCGACATGGGCGCGCGTCACAGAGCACGTGCACACTCTATTCAG ATCATCAAAGTGGAGATAATCAAGGCAGCAGCTTGCCGTCGGCCGCAAGTGAAGCAGTTCCACAACAGCGGCATCAAGTTCCCGCTGCCTAAGCGCGTTCACCACTACAAGCGACTCAACACCTTCGCCTACAAGAGGCCCAGCACATACTTcttgtaa